From Phoenix dactylifera cultivar Barhee BC4 unplaced genomic scaffold, palm_55x_up_171113_PBpolish2nd_filt_p 000980F, whole genome shotgun sequence:
ATCCTTTCAATACATATTATCTTCGCCTTTCAGACAATCCAGGTACTACgctagtttaattttttttaactggTGAAAGTTGCTCCACTTGGAGCCGAGCCATGTTGATGGCACTTGGTGCAAATAATAGAACAGGCTTCATTGATGGATCCATGTCCAAGCCATCTGCAACAGCTGATCCATATTATCTAGAATGGTTAAAACGCAATAATGTGGTTTTATCTTAGATTCTATATTTTTTATCGGTCAAAACCCAAGATCCTATAAAAAAACTagctgaaagatattatttagattttttggcATAGTACAAATACTTAAGAGCATAattaatgtgggactaaacacgtaCTTGCACGGATACTTCTCCTGTTTAAGTTCTGGCATTTTTgtcagactaagaatttaaattcattcaaatttaatcacaagcatCATGATAGGCTCGTGGTCAATACTTATAAACCCATACTGCAGTGTCCCGTAGCCAATAAAGGCTATGAACTGGATCCACTTTAATACCATTTATCACAACTTAAGACCttatccaaaaagactagctgaaaggtattatttgagttttgtAGCTCTATACAAATACTTAAGATCTACCTAATGCATAGCTGATATGGGACTAATGCATACAAATCCTTGTATTATCAAAGAGTTAGCTGCTATTGCGTGTTTGTCGTATTatcaaaaatcaactttctcAATGCAGTGCTCCCAAgaatttttcaaatttgaagTGCAATTTCCTCTCATGGTCAAGAGAAATCTTCTGCAGCtgcatatttaataaaaattggGAGGTTTCTGAGATGAGCTCACTACTTAGCAGCCAATAATACCCCCATGTTCCTGTGCAGCAATGAGAACTCCAATTGGCTGTAAACAAGATAAGATCAAGCAATTCTTGAAGGGGGCTAAATGAAGCGTATGCTGCAGTTGGTGACAAATTCTCCTTAAATGGACCCCTTCCATTTTATCCTCTTCTTGTACCGGACCTGTTGAATGGGTGGGAAGGGCGGGAGTTTTCCTTCATGAGTGGACCAGTGCTCTGCTCATATGTTGGCTTTACAGAGTCATTATAGGTCGGCTGGAATATCTTAGATTTGAACTATTTATCTTAGATTTGAACTATTTATTTCATAATAGTAGTATAGATCAAACTATTTATGGGACAATTGTTGTCACTACATGGGAGCATGAGATTACCATTATGTCAAAAATGATACATATAAGTATACCATGTTATTAAATTGAGATATAATTATATGCATTATCATACTAGTCATTCTACATATAAATAGCAACATtcctcttgctaaggttaacaACTTCAATATGGTCCCTCATCTTAACTTAGAATACCATTTTAGCTGATGGTGCATGGTATCTAGTGATCCTATCTTCCTCCCGGGATTAAAAATAGGAGGAATCAGGGCCAAATACACTATCAAATGTGATCGTGCTTAAATCGAGCTGGTTGGGTTGACAGGTCGAATCATAAATTACCATTCCTATAGAAAACATCGGGATTATAGTGTAGATTTCTATTTAGCCAAACTTATACAATAGCGTATGCTCAATTACCGCACCCGTCTCTTGGTTATACACAAGATGAAAGTGTTTAGGCAATGCTCGCTAGGGATTAGTTTTGACAAAACAAAAACAATCCTATATTTTTTTCCCTACAAAATCAATTATGAAGTGATCCTATTGCAAGGCCCgtttgatcattttattttgatttaacTTATTCCAAGGCATTTTTCCATTTTAGCAAAATCAAATCAATCCTCTAGATCTTCAACTAATTAATATCCTTTTGGTATTCTTTTTGATGGCCATTTGCCACTACTCACTATAATATATTATCTAGAAGTTGGTCCAATCGTCATTTAACATAAAAATTTCACATTTACATGGTTAAATTCTCAGCTTACATGTAGTTATTTataggaaaaaaaatctaacaaaaCGTTAGATATTTATTGTCCATATGTGTGACCTTACAGGGAAAAAACTTCAAAAAGCTATTTTGGAATCGCAACCGACTTACAGGGAAAAAAGGTTAGCGGGCTTCCACCGCATTCCATTGTAGTTCTTCATCGAACCGTGAACCGCTCCAGCATCCCCTCCTGAGATCCTGCCAAGTGGCATTTCTTGGtgtcttggattttttttttttttttttggtaaatgctCCCTTCGCCCAATGGAATCCCATCACCGTCTCCATTCTCCTTTTCTAACtaacaatctcaaaaaaaatatttcttcgAACAAAttcttaattaattccctttcaaCGTTACAGTTGAGAAATGAGCCAGTGAGTGAAGACGCGTGCTTTTTGTTCTTTCCTCCTACCCTCTTAGGACGCGAGACCCGTCTGTGAGACTCTTGATTTGACCCTCTAATTTTTTCAGCTCGTCCGCCATTGGAAGCAATTTATAGTAGAGTAGTCAGAGAAGGTCAATTAGTGAGTCTAAATTCCGAGTCCCAGAAGCTAGTTCGTTCTAAGGTATTACAATTATGAGTTGCTTTTTTATGCGTTGGATGGTGTGCGGTCAAACGGTGGATGGCGACCGAGAATTTATACGTAACGTTCTACAAGTTTTTAGTTCTCCTCCAAGACGAAAGAGAAAGACCCTgcagaaaattttataaaagagAAGATTAGATTAGACGAACGTCAGAGGGAAAAGGACCGAATACCCCTGGTCCCACTGTTTGGTAGAGTTGGTGGAATCTTTTGCCCAATTAGTATTAAACAAAACCATGTTCTCCAAACCGGATCAGCAGCAATTAGGAAGTGCCAATGTTTCTGCTTTTTTGTTTCTTCTAATAATTAGGTAAAAATAGCTTGCCTGCATAAGTCGAACTACCAGAAATTAATTGACAAGTAAGATAATTAGTTGCAGGTCTCAGCAAGATTGATGTATAAGAAAATATGTGTTACATCATATACATTATCTTTTGTAAAATAATATTGCTCAAATTTATATCTAATGATATTATAAGACAAGATTAAGTAATTAACCTAAGCTATATATATCATAGTGGGTGTGTGCACGTGCAGGAGGGCAGAGCTATCTAataattttatcaaaaatgcGATAGaactaatattttattttaattcaaaactaaaCCATATCGCACCGAGCTAAATACATGGATCTGATCATAGCTTATAGATGCCATTATTTTCACTCGCAAAATAGAACTATGAATGACTACAATGAAGAGTGGATTCGAGACAAGCATAACTATAACAATGAATATTCATTATTTTGATAGATACATATGCTCTCGAAAAAATGTGGTCTTTTTCGAATTACTATAGTATATCGAGGGGCAAACAATATTTTTGATGGGatcgccttttttttttttttgttgtgcatcagtaaaaaaatataaaaaaattattttaattttaattttattagatgCACTGATGTGAGGGGCCGttgtattaaaaatatatatattaaaagtttggCCTTGATTCACGCGAGGGGCATTCATGTCATCATGTCGGTTTCTAACAGTAATCCAACAAAAgctaataaaaaaatctaaaataaaaagcGTCACACGGCGGCGACAAGCGTCAATGTACGGACAGCTCCCcatcccctcccctcccccttctctctctctctctctctcctctcctctctctttctctccctcacCGCGTTCTCTCACGctccccaccccacccccaccccctttctctctcctaAAGCGGAAAGAAATTCTCCTGTCCGGCTCTCATAATTTCGCTGTACTTTTCTTCGAAccatcctccctcctctctctctctcctactGTCATTAAtactctcctttttctctcaatAATATCGACGACGCTGCCATGGTTTTTGCCCCCTATCTGCGCTCTCCCCTCCTTCGAACCCCACAACCTCCTTCCCTGCATCCCGACGACGCTTCCTCGCTGGCGCCCAAAAGCAAACACTACCCCCCCATATTCATCCCGTTCTTCCTTTCCCcattctctctcctccctccgaACCCTAGATCTGATctattctctctcctcctccggtTCGCTTTGATGATCCTCCTCCTTATGATGTGATGTGATGATCCGTTCTCTGCTTCCTTGTCCTCTCGGTTTTTCTTGATTTCTTCTGCTTGTTCGTTGCGATGGGTTGTGCGGGGTCGAAGCTGGAGGATCAGGAGGCGGTGGCTCTCTGCCGAGAGCGCACACTGCTGCTGGCGGACGCAATCCGCCACCGCTACGCCCTCGCCGACGCCCATGCGGCGTACTCCCTCTCTCTCCGCTCCGTCGGGGCCGCCCTACACACATTCCTCCACGGCGGCCACTCAGTGCCGCTGGGATCCCCCATCCTCCCCCTCCCGGCTCACCGCAAGGGTGACCCGCTACCCCCTATGCCCCCATCCCCTCCCCCCGCTGCAATCCCCGCTTCTGCCTCCGCCGGCGCCGGCGGCCACCACTCCCGCTCCCACTCCGGCTCCTCCCATATCCATCTCCAGTCCTCCGACGAGGACTCCGACGAAGACGAGGAATTCCACCTCCACTCCAACGGATCGTCTCCGGTCGACCTCCACCCCGATGGCGCCCCGGGCCCCACCTTCGTCAACGTTAACTACGCCCGCAACCATCCCCCCACCCCCTCCATCTCCTTCGAACAGCGGCCGCGGAGCCCCGAAGCCGTCCACTTCGGCTCCTCCGAGCCACCACCCTCTGCCTACCCTTACTATGGCTACGCCTATCCCCCTCAAAATCCAAGCTTTTACCCTTACCCTTACCCTTATCCGAGCTATGGTGGCGTGGGTGGCTTCTTTggatcttcttctcctcctcccaacATTCCGCAGCCCCCCACCGTGGCAAGCATGGCTTCTCCCTCGTCCTCCAAGACCCCGCCGCCTCCGCCGTCGCCGCCGAGGACCTCCACTTGGGACTTCCTCAACCCCTTCGAGTCCTACGACGATGGCTACTATGCTCCCTATACCCCTAGCCGGAGCTCAAAGGaggtcagagaggaggaagggaTTCCCGATCTGGAGGACGAGGAGCACGAGGTCGTCAAGGAAGCCTATGGTGACCAAAAGTCTATGGCTTCCacctctgctgctgctgctgcttctgcTGCTCCAGGAGACTACTCTGCCAAGGCTGCTGCTGTGGCAGCGAAAGAGGATAGTATCAGCGATGTCGAGGAGGGTCTTCATCGCACGTCCAAGTCAGGGGAGGGTACTAGTGATGGCGGTTCAGAACACGAGGTTCATGTGGTTGAGAAGAACGTAGTGGCTGATGAGGTTCAGCGACAGGAGGAGCAGCGGAATGTGGCTGCTGTTCCTCCTCCCCGAAGGTATCATGATGTTTCCGAGGTTGTGCGGGAGATTAAGACTCAGTTTGATAGGGCGTCCGAGTCGGCCAATGAGGTATCCAAAATGCTTGAAGTGGGAAAGCTCCCATACCACCAGAAGAATTCTGTTTATAAAGGTGAAGCAACCaagtcgattttttttttttctgcttttataTAAATTGTTCGGTTTGGAGCAACTTTTGAATAAATTTCCATAAATTGTTACTTGAAGCAGTGTCCGCCGTGATGGTTTGCGGGCTTCCGCCCTCCACTTCTAAAAATGAGGGCTTATTGGAATATGAAGAGGATAAGGCAATGACCTGTGGTAATCTTTCATCGACGTTGCAGAAGTTGTACATGTGGGAACAGAAGCTCCTTGATGAAGTCAAGGTATGTTTACAAACTTTTGGTTGTCTTTGTGATGCTGCTGAAGctgatttcttttgttttgcaTCGAGCCTTATCCTTTGACAGAAGCATCCATATGTACAATTAAGTCAATAATTATTGATTTAGTAATGATTGAGTGTGGGTCAATAGTTGTCAGTACCAAAGATTCAATGGACttgtaatttctattatttcCTCTCTTTAACCCGTGCTAATATCGGGATTACATACACTATAACTTAAGTAGTTAATGGTCATATTTTTTGGCTTCTGCATCATAATTAGTTATAGATCGTTTCTAAGAAATTACACTAGCTCCTATGCATTTCTTCAGACATTAAAGTGCATACTTAGATTCTATTCTTTTGTcgcttttcaattaatttcttTAGCAAGAAAATGGCCTGATGGTTTTTATGCATGTAGAAAGACATGTTGGGTGTTAGGAATCTTTGTCACCAAGTTGTTTTCCTATCACTTTCTTTCCTCAGGCATTTGAGTATGATGCTATTACATTGATATCAACAGTGTTTTGCACCAATGTTTTCATCTCAGCTGAGATGTCATTTGTGTCATGCCTATCTGATATTTGTAAAATATTGGGCACTAATATCTTGGCCATTATAAGCTGATATGTGTTGAACATTGCTTAGCATCGATCTTCATACCATCGATCTTCATACCATCGATCTTTTCTTGGATTGGGAGGATTGGATCCTTGTTGTGGGGACTGGTTGGTGGGGACATGAAGTCATCAGTGATTACCAGCACTTGGTGGGATGCAGGCGACTTCTTTTAGAAaggtgagtttgagatgaatgACATTGACAGTGGTGACAGTGGATGGTGGATCCACCAGGCCAGAGTAGGGTTCTGACCAAGGGGAAGAGAATTGAGAAAGAGAGGGGAAGGCCACCTATTGAGAGTTTAGATTGATCCAATGGGACATCAGCAATGTTTGCAAAGGAGGTGATATAGATTCAATGGCGCATCAACTATGTTGCCGGTGGATGGTAAGAGAAGAAGATGGCACAAGAATTTAGTAAAGAGTAAGATCAACATCACAAAAGGAAGGTTAATAGTGCTTTTACCTTGTTGGACGATTTTCCTGGTCTTTGAATATCACATCTCTGTAAGTCTCAGCCGTTTAGAATATTctttcactttccttctggacaTCTTGGTTTATCTTCTTATTGCACCGGCACTGTAATAACAGAGGTACAATGAGACATCTGTATTTTAAAACCTTGTCTTGATCTTAAGATTCCACTGTCATGCATACTGAACTCAACAACTCAATGACACTTTGGGTAAGAATTAAAAGTGCACACGTGTTCCATCATGAAGGGCCTCGTATTTACTATTTTAAGATATGATTATTGACAGATGGTAGCATGATTGATGATGCtttatttattttgtgtttGTGTATTGCTAGCTTTAGTTTATTTTTGCTCACTTCTGCAGGCTGAGGAAAAGATGCGGGTACTCTATGATAGAAAATGCGAACAGCTGAAACGCTTGAGTGAAAGGGGTGAGGAGGCTCACAAGCTTGAGGCAGCTCAAACTTTGATCAGGAAGTTATCTACAAAGATCAAAATAGCAATTCAAATTGTTGATTCTATTTCAAATAAGATTAGTAAGCTGAGGGACGATGAATTATGGCCACAGATTAGTGAGCTTATCCAAGGGTACGTGACTAAGTTTTATgtccattatgttttatgtctgCATGCACCCATGCATGCATATTTAGATGTAAGCATAAACATAGATATGCCTGCACATGTGTGTACAGTCATGCTCACATATTTTAACCTTTGTACGTGGATCTGGAGTCTCCACATGTGAATTTTTAGCCATTTGTCAATGAGTTGATTGTAAATGCATTCTTCTTTTGGCAAATACACTCCTTTACAACTGCTCTCTACAATCActataaaaggaaaagaagttCATAAGCCTAAACTTGGAGCATAACTGTCAAATAGCTTAGGCAACCCTAGGCGATGGACCTGCCTGTAGCCTAGGTGATAACCCACCCAAGTGATAAGGCGATTGCCCGGGCGACAAAATTTGTACAATATATACAAAATAATTTATACCGTAATATATTTCAATCAATGATTAAAACTTGCAATATTCTCAACAAACTATCAATATCAAATATTCATATGACA
This genomic window contains:
- the LOC120103854 gene encoding protein ALTERED PHOSPHATE STARVATION RESPONSE 1-like → MGCAGSKLEDQEAVALCRERTLLLADAIRHRYALADAHAAYSLSLRSVGAALHTFLHGGHSVPLGSPILPLPAHRKGDPLPPMPPSPPPAAIPASASAGAGGHHSRSHSGSSHIHLQSSDEDSDEDEEFHLHSNGSSPVDLHPDGAPGPTFVNVNYARNHPPTPSISFEQRPRSPEAVHFGSSEPPPSAYPYYGYAYPPQNPSFYPYPYPYPSYGGVGGFFGSSSPPPNIPQPPTVASMASPSSSKTPPPPPSPPRTSTWDFLNPFESYDDGYYAPYTPSRSSKEVREEEGIPDLEDEEHEVVKEAYGDQKSMASTSAAAAASAAPGDYSAKAAAVAAKEDSISDVEEGLHRTSKSGEGTSDGGSEHEVHVVEKNVVADEVQRQEEQRNVAAVPPPRRYHDVSEVVREIKTQFDRASESANEVSKMLEVGKLPYHQKNSVYKVSAVMVCGLPPSTSKNEGLLEYEEDKAMTCGNLSSTLQKLYMWEQKLLDEVKAEEKMRVLYDRKCEQLKRLSERGEEAHKLEAAQTLIRKLSTKIKIAIQIVDSISNKISKLRDDELWPQISELIQGLMRMWRFMFECHHIQCQAVSEAQNLDSIVAGGKLSDAHMEATKQLELELLEWISNFFAWVCAQRSFVKALNGWLVKGLRYVPEETDDGVPPFSPGRLGAPPVFVICNYWTQTMDRISEAEVVNAMKAFSTNVLHLWEQHKLEQRQRLMANRDMDRTVRILERDEQQMRKALEAQNKKLVLISNHSGIALSEGVHQDLAAEVGSLQSSLREIFEAMENFAASTMKAYEELNLRTEEEKQRLARENVKVS